Proteins encoded together in one Deinococcus hopiensis KR-140 window:
- a CDS encoding dipeptidase, with product MLIDGHLDLAWNAAQGRDLTLALEALRAQDPSEGATATVTFGELRAAGTRVCFGTLFALPGAGGYADHAGARAQALAQLERYRRWEDAGHVRLLRSGAEVEAHLSVPEGPIGAVLLMEGADPIRDAGDLPFWVDAGVRVIGPAWGRTRYAGGTDAPGPLTEAGRELVAAVRDLGVTLDASHLDDASFWESVEIGPRMIASHSNSRALLPGNRHLTDEMARAVVASGGVIGLVFLSTFIRGGWAVGQPRAELDELAAHARHYAGVVGWEAVGLGTDLDGGFGLEKAPAGVERYRDVPRLLAALPASARAGVAGENWRRWLTRYL from the coding sequence CTGCTTATCGACGGTCACCTGGACCTGGCGTGGAACGCGGCGCAGGGGCGGGACCTGACGCTGGCGCTGGAGGCCCTGCGCGCGCAGGACCCGTCGGAAGGCGCAACGGCCACCGTGACGTTCGGGGAGTTGCGCGCGGCGGGCACGCGGGTGTGCTTCGGCACGCTGTTCGCGCTCCCGGGCGCGGGCGGGTACGCGGACCACGCGGGCGCCCGGGCACAGGCGCTGGCGCAACTGGAGCGCTACCGGCGGTGGGAGGACGCCGGCCACGTGCGGCTCCTGCGCTCTGGAGCGGAGGTGGAGGCGCACCTCTCGGTCCCGGAGGGGCCCATCGGCGCCGTGCTGCTGATGGAGGGGGCGGACCCCATTCGGGACGCGGGGGACCTGCCCTTCTGGGTGGACGCGGGCGTGCGGGTGATCGGGCCGGCGTGGGGCAGAACGCGGTACGCGGGGGGAACAGACGCCCCGGGACCCCTCACCGAGGCGGGGCGGGAGCTTGTGGCGGCGGTGCGGGACCTGGGCGTGACGCTGGACGCCTCGCACCTGGACGACGCTTCGTTCTGGGAAAGCGTGGAGATCGGCCCGCGGATGATCGCCTCGCACTCGAACAGCCGCGCGCTTCTTCCCGGCAACCGGCACCTGACCGACGAGATGGCGCGGGCGGTGGTGGCCTCGGGTGGGGTGATCGGGCTGGTGTTCCTCAGCACGTTTATACGTGGGGGCTGGGCGGTGGGGCAGCCGCGGGCGGAGCTTGACGAACTGGCCGCGCATGCCCGGCACTACGCGGGCGTGGTGGGCTGGGAAGCGGTGGGCCTGGGCACCGATCTGGACGGGGGGTTTGGCCTGGAAAAGGCCCCGGCGGGGGTGGAGCGCTACCGGGACGTGCCCCGCCTGCTGGCGGCGTTGCCCGCTTCAGCGCGCGCGGGCGTGGCTGGTGAGAACTGGCGGCGGTGGCTGACGCGCTACCTTTAG
- a CDS encoding C40 family peptidase, translating to MTAPPLDPRLHAFDSELRLADVSLQGRLPGEGWTYLTPQAGRAGNARLSLRSRPEADATQVTEALPGEALDVLRAREDGWAWVRTRRDGYPGWARAEGLTEARAAEEEVTVTALRAHAFAGPRVSRAIRAELCAGAALWRREGEAVLEDGRRWVPVTLPAGEDAWVQEVILFPVEVVDAAEYALRFLHTPYVWGGRSAWGLDCSGLSQLAYAALARAIPRDADQQQAALTPVVEPRRGDLAFFPGHVGVMLSAREVVHANATHMRVTVETFGEGDYGQRLAASCTGFGRWTP from the coding sequence GTGACTGCTCCCCCACTGGACCCGCGCCTGCACGCCTTCGACTCCGAGCTTCGGCTGGCCGACGTTTCCCTGCAGGGGCGGCTGCCCGGGGAAGGCTGGACGTACCTGACGCCGCAGGCCGGGCGCGCGGGAAACGCGCGGCTGAGCCTGCGCTCGCGGCCGGAAGCGGACGCCACCCAGGTCACCGAGGCCCTGCCCGGTGAGGCGCTCGACGTGCTGCGCGCCCGTGAGGACGGCTGGGCCTGGGTGCGGACCCGGCGCGACGGCTATCCGGGCTGGGCACGCGCGGAAGGCCTGACCGAGGCCCGCGCAGCGGAGGAGGAAGTGACGGTCACCGCGCTGCGGGCCCACGCATTTGCCGGACCGCGGGTAAGCCGCGCCATCCGGGCCGAGCTGTGCGCCGGCGCTGCCCTCTGGAGGCGCGAGGGGGAGGCCGTGCTGGAAGACGGGCGGCGGTGGGTGCCCGTCACGCTGCCTGCCGGGGAGGACGCCTGGGTGCAGGAGGTGATCCTCTTCCCCGTGGAGGTGGTCGACGCGGCCGAATACGCCCTGCGCTTTTTGCACACGCCCTATGTGTGGGGCGGGCGCAGCGCGTGGGGGCTGGACTGCTCGGGGCTGTCGCAACTGGCGTATGCGGCGTTGGCGCGCGCCATTCCCCGTGACGCCGATCAGCAGCAGGCGGCGCTGACGCCGGTGGTGGAACCCCGGCGCGGTGACCTCGCCTTCTTTCCCGGGCACGTCGGCGTGATGCTCTCGGCGCGTGAGGTGGTCCACGCCAACGCCACCCATATGCGGGTCACGGTGGAGACCTTCGGTGAGGGCGACTATGGGCAGCGGCTGGCGGCGTCTTGCACGGGCTTCGGGCGGTGGACGCCGTGA
- a CDS encoding dipeptide epimerase → MDAVSVTWETRELRTAQPFGIARWTHSVYPRTFVTFEHGGVWGQGEAAPNAFYGETGATVEATLPLLAGALTDGWDWDGLHARLTARMPQGHPSVKCALEMAALDWAARSVELPVWRLLGLSPSPLPESSYTVSLGELPEMRRQAREAVGRGHGVLKVKLGTAADERVVEALREEAPHAALRVDANAAWTRAGARRMLGVLEAAGVELVEQPLAAGDLEGHAALRRVSRVPLVADESLHHVGDVPALARAFDGVNLKLAKLGGPLQALAALRLARAHGLSVMVGCMIESSLGIAAAAHLAGLCDWADLDGALLLADDPYAGLLWTAGHLERPGGVGWGVQRA, encoded by the coding sequence GTGGACGCCGTGAGCGTGACCTGGGAAACGCGGGAGCTGCGCACGGCGCAACCTTTCGGCATCGCGCGCTGGACGCATTCGGTGTATCCGCGCACCTTCGTGACCTTTGAGCACGGGGGGGTGTGGGGCCAGGGGGAGGCGGCGCCGAACGCCTTTTACGGAGAGACGGGCGCTACGGTGGAGGCGACCTTGCCCCTGCTGGCCGGTGCGCTGACAGACGGGTGGGACTGGGACGGGCTGCACGCCCGCCTCACGGCGCGGATGCCGCAGGGACACCCCAGCGTGAAGTGCGCCCTGGAGATGGCGGCGCTGGACTGGGCGGCCCGGTCCGTGGAGCTCCCGGTCTGGCGGTTGCTGGGGCTGTCGCCGTCCCCGCTGCCGGAAAGCAGCTATACGGTCAGCCTGGGCGAGTTGCCCGAGATGCGGCGGCAGGCGCGTGAGGCGGTCGGGCGTGGGCACGGGGTCTTGAAGGTCAAGCTGGGCACCGCGGCGGACGAGCGGGTGGTGGAGGCCCTGCGCGAGGAGGCCCCGCACGCGGCGCTGCGGGTGGACGCCAACGCGGCGTGGACCCGGGCGGGCGCACGGCGCATGCTGGGGGTGCTGGAGGCGGCGGGCGTGGAACTCGTCGAGCAGCCGCTCGCGGCGGGAGATCTGGAGGGGCACGCGGCTTTGCGGCGGGTGTCGCGCGTGCCCCTCGTGGCCGACGAGAGCCTGCACCACGTGGGTGATGTGCCCGCCCTCGCGCGGGCCTTCGACGGCGTGAACCTCAAGCTCGCCAAGCTGGGCGGGCCGCTGCAGGCGCTGGCCGCGCTGAGGCTGGCCCGCGCGCACGGCCTCAGCGTCATGGTGGGCTGCATGATCGAGAGCTCGCTCGGCATCGCCGCGGCCGCCCACCTCGCGGGGCTGTGCGACTGGGCCGATCTGGACGGGGCGCTGCTGCTCGCGGACGATCCGTACGCGGGACTCCTCTGGACGGCCGGCCATCTGGAACGGCCCGGCGGCGTGGGGTGGGGGGTGCAACGGGCGTGA
- a CDS encoding Gfo/Idh/MocA family protein — translation MTTVAILGCGNRGADVYARHLTGQGARVTHLVDPRPARLAEVAARLGVPAKACLADWNAFFALGRVVDAVVIATPDDAHVEPCARALALGYDVLLEKPVCLEEGEIATLLAAEAASTGRVTVCHVLRATTFFRAVRAVLDSGRLGRLTGIQHAENVAFWHYAHSYVRGNWRASPPAAPFVLAKSGHDLDLLRWFAGAPPIRVSSEGRLNHFRPQEAPPGASDRCVTCPVVDCPYDARRIYGERDPGVWPVTVLTAGGVSLAEALERGPYGRCVYMGGNDVVDHQVVTVVFENGVTAGLTVSAFTHNNARTLKLLGTHGELRGHMERGEIEVHDFRTGGVERLTANVAGNHGGGDAGLVAAWLASLRGEASVPIPLAESLDSHRVAFAAERARRAGTVERL, via the coding sequence GTGACCACCGTCGCCATCCTGGGCTGCGGAAACCGGGGCGCAGACGTGTATGCCCGGCATCTGACCGGGCAGGGCGCGCGGGTCACGCATCTCGTGGACCCCCGCCCGGCCCGGCTCGCGGAGGTGGCCGCCAGGCTCGGCGTCCCGGCGAAGGCGTGTCTTGCCGACTGGAACGCCTTTTTTGCCCTGGGACGGGTGGTGGACGCGGTGGTGATCGCCACGCCGGACGACGCCCATGTAGAGCCGTGCGCGCGGGCGCTCGCGCTGGGGTACGACGTGTTGCTGGAAAAGCCGGTGTGCCTTGAGGAGGGCGAGATCGCGACGCTGCTGGCGGCCGAGGCGGCGTCCACGGGGCGGGTCACGGTGTGCCACGTGCTGCGGGCCACCACGTTTTTTCGCGCGGTGCGGGCCGTGCTGGACTCGGGGCGGCTGGGGCGGCTCACCGGCATACAGCACGCGGAGAACGTGGCCTTCTGGCACTACGCGCACTCCTACGTGCGCGGCAACTGGCGGGCGAGCCCGCCCGCCGCGCCGTTCGTGCTCGCCAAGAGCGGGCATGACCTCGATCTGCTGCGCTGGTTCGCCGGCGCGCCGCCCATTCGGGTGAGCAGCGAGGGGCGCTTGAACCATTTCCGACCCCAGGAGGCTCCGCCGGGGGCCTCGGACCGCTGCGTGACGTGCCCGGTGGTGGACTGCCCGTACGACGCGCGGCGCATCTATGGGGAGCGTGATCCGGGCGTGTGGCCGGTGACGGTGCTCACGGCGGGCGGGGTCTCGCTGGCGGAGGCCCTGGAACGGGGGCCTTACGGCCGCTGCGTGTATATGGGCGGGAACGACGTGGTGGACCACCAGGTGGTCACGGTGGTCTTCGAGAACGGCGTGACGGCAGGGTTGACCGTGAGTGCCTTTACGCACAACAACGCGCGTACCCTGAAGCTGCTGGGGACGCACGGCGAGCTGCGGGGGCACATGGAGCGCGGGGAGATCGAGGTCCACGATTTCCGCACGGGCGGCGTGGAGCGCCTGACCGCGAACGTGGCGGGCAACCACGGGGGTGGGGACGCCGGACTCGTGGCGGCGTGGCTGGCCTCTTTGAGGGGTGAGGCCAGCGTGCCTATCCCGCTTGCCGAGTCGCTCGACTCGCACCGCGTGGCCTTTGCGGCCGAGCGGGCCCGGCGGGCCGGAACGGTGGAGCGGCTGTAG
- a CDS encoding alpha/beta fold hydrolase, translated as MSGHAEYIRVNGLLTHAWVRGHGSPLVLVPGLGCASWMYVRVSRALALGRTVYIYDPPGHGHSEGRPGFPGRIEDLTDHLAAWLEAADLCGVPLLGHSLGGEVMFDLAARYPHCASALIACAPTGIPENPVVPVQLLRLLLDLPRERPGLLLPGMRAYLRSGPGVMYRLARDQVVHDTGPLLPFVGVPTLLLSGTRDPVIHLWTLEAIRGAIPDAVVRVLPGGTHALTDTFPATVARLTLDFLAGLAP; from the coding sequence GTGAGCGGCCACGCGGAGTACATCCGGGTAAACGGCCTCCTCACCCACGCCTGGGTGCGCGGCCACGGCTCCCCGCTCGTCCTTGTGCCGGGACTGGGCTGCGCGTCGTGGATGTACGTCCGGGTGTCGCGCGCCCTCGCCCTGGGCCGCACCGTCTATATCTATGATCCTCCGGGGCACGGCCACAGCGAGGGCCGCCCCGGCTTTCCAGGCCGCATCGAGGACCTCACGGACCACCTCGCCGCGTGGCTGGAAGCGGCGGACCTGTGCGGCGTTCCCCTGCTGGGGCACTCGCTGGGCGGCGAGGTCATGTTTGACCTCGCCGCGCGGTACCCGCACTGCGCCTCGGCGCTGATCGCCTGCGCGCCCACCGGCATTCCCGAGAACCCGGTGGTGCCGGTGCAGCTGCTGCGGCTGCTGCTGGACCTCCCGCGCGAGCGCCCGGGACTGCTGCTTCCGGGCATGCGGGCCTACCTGCGCTCGGGACCTGGCGTGATGTACCGCCTGGCGCGCGACCAGGTCGTGCACGATACCGGCCCGCTGCTGCCCTTCGTCGGGGTACCCACCCTGTTGCTGAGCGGCACCCGCGACCCGGTGATTCACCTGTGGACCCTCGAAGCCATCCGCGGGGCCATCCCCGACGCCGTGGTGCGCGTCTTGCCGGGCGGCACCCACGCCCTGACCGACACCTTTCCAGCCACCGTCGCCCGCTTGACCCTCGACTTTCTGGCAGGACTGGCGCCGTGA
- a CDS encoding alpha/beta fold hydrolase, with protein MRSRLSTRLRPHKRRRALAFRHAGAWLGYEVTGKGSAPIVLVHGLSGSARWWRRNVTALSEQHRVYTIDLAGYGQARRQRALRVREAAALIAAWLDQLNLEGVTLIGHSMGGHISLHVAALRPARVRNLILACASGLLRGQPGRVALNLPRALMTGRVSFVPRILADAALSGPLNLWRSARDLLRDSVQDLLPGLGVRTLVIWGERDALVPATLGRALAAAIPGARYEEIPRAGHVVMVDAPEAFNRLVLDFLREGA; from the coding sequence ATGCGCTCCCGCCTCTCCACACGTCTCCGGCCCCACAAGAGGCGCCGCGCCCTGGCTTTTCGCCACGCGGGCGCATGGCTGGGCTATGAGGTGACCGGGAAGGGCAGCGCGCCCATCGTCCTCGTTCACGGTCTGAGCGGTTCGGCGCGCTGGTGGCGGCGCAACGTCACGGCCCTGAGCGAGCAGCACCGCGTCTACACCATCGATCTGGCAGGCTACGGTCAGGCGCGGCGGCAGCGCGCGCTGCGGGTGCGTGAGGCGGCGGCCTTGATCGCCGCGTGGCTCGACCAGCTCAACCTCGAAGGCGTGACGCTCATCGGCCACTCCATGGGTGGGCACATCAGCCTGCATGTGGCGGCCTTGCGTCCGGCACGTGTGAGGAACCTGATTCTCGCGTGCGCGAGCGGCCTGCTGCGCGGGCAGCCAGGGCGCGTGGCGCTGAACCTGCCGCGCGCCCTGATGACGGGGCGGGTGAGCTTCGTGCCGCGTATCCTCGCCGACGCCGCGCTCAGCGGACCGCTCAACCTGTGGCGCAGCGCCCGGGACCTGCTGCGCGATTCGGTGCAGGACCTGCTGCCCGGCCTTGGGGTCCGCACCCTGGTGATCTGGGGCGAGCGGGACGCGCTGGTCCCCGCCACGCTGGGCCGCGCCCTCGCCGCCGCCATTCCTGGAGCACGCTACGAGGAAATTCCCCGCGCGGGGCACGTGGTGATGGTGGACGCGCCGGAAGCCTTCAACCGCCTGGTGCTCGACTTTCTCCGGGAGGGCGCGTGA
- the pdxT gene encoding pyridoxal 5'-phosphate synthase glutaminase subunit PdxT — MAGRSPHIGVLALQGAFREHRQRFEALGARVTEVRLPRDLAGLQGLVLPGGESTTIARLMGEYRLWEPVRDFYASGGALWGTCAGAILLAREVHGAPPQFGGHQDSLGVMDLTVRRNAFGRQVDSFHTPLKVQGFEEPFPAVFIRAPVIERAGDSQRSAEEAVEVLAHHRGRVVLARQGRLLASSFHPELTPDVRLHALFLEMATAVPA; from the coding sequence ATGGCGGGCCGCTCCCCCCACATCGGCGTCCTCGCTCTCCAGGGGGCCTTCCGCGAGCACCGCCAGCGCTTTGAGGCGCTGGGGGCGCGGGTAACGGAAGTGCGGCTTCCGCGGGACCTCGCGGGGCTGCAGGGCCTGGTCCTGCCCGGCGGTGAGAGCACCACCATCGCCCGGCTGATGGGGGAGTACAGGCTGTGGGAGCCGGTCCGGGACTTTTACGCCTCGGGCGGCGCATTGTGGGGCACCTGCGCTGGAGCCATCCTGTTGGCCCGAGAGGTTCACGGCGCCCCGCCGCAGTTCGGCGGCCACCAGGACAGCCTGGGGGTCATGGACCTGACCGTGCGCCGCAATGCCTTCGGGCGGCAGGTGGACTCCTTTCACACGCCGCTGAAGGTCCAGGGCTTTGAGGAGCCTTTTCCGGCCGTCTTTATCCGGGCGCCGGTCATTGAGCGGGCGGGCGATTCGCAGAGATCCGCAGAAGAGGCCGTAGAGGTCCTGGCCCACCACCGTGGAAGGGTCGTCCTGGCCCGCCAGGGACGTCTCCTCGCGAGTTCCTTCCACCCCGAACTGACGCCCGACGTCCGCCTCCACGCGCTGTTTCTGGAGATGGCCACGGCTGTCCCTGCCTGA
- the pdxS gene encoding pyridoxal 5'-phosphate synthase lyase subunit PdxS, whose translation MTEAIPQTGTEQIKQGFAEMFKGGVIMDVVTADQARIAEAAGATAVMALERVPADIRADGGVARMSDPKMIKEIIAAVTIPVMAKVRIGHIIEAQILQALGVDFIDESEVLTPADDQYHIEKAAFKVPFVCGAKNLGEALRRVGEGASMIRTKGEAGTGNIIEAVRHARAVLGEIRAIQARPREELMTVARDLQAPYHLVQYVREHGKLPVVNFAAGGVATPADAALMMHLGLDGVFVGSGIFKSGNPERRAQAIVKAVTHYENAELLAELSEDLGAPMTGINIDALLPAERLAGRGW comes from the coding sequence ATGACCGAAGCCATCCCCCAGACCGGAACCGAGCAGATCAAGCAGGGCTTCGCCGAGATGTTCAAGGGCGGCGTCATCATGGACGTGGTAACGGCAGATCAGGCCAGGATTGCCGAGGCTGCCGGGGCCACCGCCGTGATGGCGCTGGAGCGCGTGCCAGCCGACATCCGTGCCGACGGTGGCGTGGCGCGCATGAGCGATCCCAAGATGATCAAGGAGATTATCGCCGCCGTGACCATTCCGGTCATGGCGAAGGTCCGGATCGGGCACATCATCGAGGCGCAGATTCTCCAGGCCCTGGGCGTGGACTTTATCGACGAGTCTGAGGTCCTGACTCCCGCCGATGACCAGTACCACATCGAGAAGGCGGCCTTTAAGGTGCCCTTCGTCTGCGGCGCGAAAAACCTCGGTGAGGCCCTGCGCCGGGTGGGCGAGGGCGCCTCGATGATCCGCACTAAGGGCGAAGCGGGCACCGGCAACATCATTGAGGCCGTGCGCCACGCCCGCGCCGTGCTGGGCGAGATCCGCGCCATTCAGGCCCGCCCCCGTGAAGAGCTGATGACGGTGGCGCGCGACCTCCAGGCCCCCTATCACCTGGTGCAGTACGTTCGCGAGCACGGCAAGCTGCCTGTGGTGAACTTCGCGGCGGGCGGCGTTGCCACCCCCGCCGACGCCGCGTTGATGATGCACCTGGGCCTGGACGGCGTGTTTGTGGGCAGCGGCATTTTCAAGAGCGGCAACCCCGAGCGCCGCGCCCAGGCCATCGTGAAGGCCGTCACCCATTACGAAAACGCCGAACTGCTCGCCGAACTCAGCGAGGACCTCGGCGCGCCCATGACCGGCATCAACATCGACGCCCTCCTGCCCGCCGAGCGGCTGGCGGGACGGGGATGGTGA
- a CDS encoding response regulator gives MDLRLLVVDDEAQILELLDLTLTLHGFAVVTASSGPDALQAATAAPFDVIVLDVLMTPWDGFETVRRLHGALGDRLPPVVFLSGLSRASAPLPPVVAEYLVKPFRPSQLVEAIGRVARGARRN, from the coding sequence GTGGATCTCCGGCTTCTCGTCGTCGACGACGAGGCCCAGATTCTCGAATTGCTCGACCTCACCCTCACCCTGCACGGCTTTGCTGTGGTCACGGCGAGCAGCGGCCCGGACGCGCTGCAAGCCGCCACCGCCGCTCCCTTTGACGTCATCGTTCTGGACGTGTTGATGACCCCCTGGGACGGCTTCGAGACGGTTCGCCGCCTTCACGGTGCCCTCGGGGACCGCTTGCCCCCCGTCGTCTTCCTGTCCGGGCTCAGCCGCGCGTCCGCCCCGCTGCCCCCCGTCGTGGCCGAGTACCTCGTCAAACCCTTCCGGCCCTCGCAACTCGTGGAGGCCATTGGCCGGGTGGCCCGGGGCGCCAGGCGTAACTGA